A segment of the Doryrhamphus excisus isolate RoL2022-K1 chromosome 7, RoL_Dexc_1.0, whole genome shotgun sequence genome:
ATCAATCTGGTTGTTCTGGAGGTAAAGATACTTGATACCTGACGGGACGTCGGGGACAAACTTCAGCTTGCGGTTGTCACAGTACATGGCGCTGGGGAAGTTGATGGGGCATTCGCACTCGCGGTTGCAGTTGGAGCTGGACGGTCCCAGCATGGACGGGGGTATGTAGTCGTAGTCTTCGTACTGGCAGAGTGCCAGGCTGACAAGCACTGCCAACAGGTGTACACGGAGAGGAATCATGGCTTCTGCGGAGGGACAGTCGGAAAGTCAGAGGTCAGAACCGGAGAAAAACTCCTCCAAGGATTATATAATCAGTCAAGAGTCGAAGTCGGACCCTCAACTCCTGCTGCGATAACGCAACACAGATGTGCAAAGAATCCTCGAATGCTTAAACGTTCAGAGATCAGATCATGGAATTACGAATCCCAACAACCCTGACCAGGTTGACGCAGAACCAAAGAAATCTAAAGATGCAAAGACCACCATCCCAACTAGTCCCTAATCTTCCATGCATTGCCTCTCTTTGTTGCAACACCGGCCCATATTTGTCTTAGAAGCTCACACATGCAAAAGACCAACCAATCCAAACAGCAAACCAActcttcattcatccatctttccatccatccatccatccatccatcctggcTTACCTGAGCTCCTCTCACGGCGTACTGTCTGCGTGGGGTGGAGGGCCAGTCGGTCGTACTGTTCAAAAAAAGTGGACCTCTCAGGAGAGAAACACAAGAAGAGGGGAAAAAGACAGAGagggggaggagagagaggcAGACTGGGGGGGAGATGGAGAAACagaagagggaggaggaggaggagaggatggCGGACAAGTAAGGAATGGAAAAGACTGCATGGATGGGAAGtgtgcaaaaacaacaacaggtgGCAATCTTAGCCATTGTGAATACCACCTTGGTATATTGGCAAAGTGGAAAAGGTGTGTCGAAAAAAGACCAAAACCCGTCCGGAAAAGTCCTCCGTAGCACTTGGTGATCTCAGGTGGCTTTGCTTGGAATGTTTTTACACCACAACATCCACTCATAAAACCCAACTGACCATGGAGAGGGGGGGTTGTTTTTACAATCCGATGCTTCTCCATTTGCCGAGGTGGACGTACATCACGCTTGTCAAAGCACGACGGGACGCCGCGGATGCTTTGGATTGGTCGCACTTTCTTCCAACTCGCATACCAGACCTGTTGTAGTCACTTtgatcggtgtgtgtgtgtgtgtgtgtgtgtgtacgtgattTCACACATCTTCAAAACATTACCGCCACAAATCTTTTCAACTCAAAATGGAGAGTCGATAGAATGGCAGCCATAGTTCTGAAACTATCGATGCTAGAAGTATCTTACGTTAATATTTTTCATACATGGagagtatatatacatatactatggACTCAATTCCTGTTTTATTCCTTTTTAGAAGACTGTGTTCTTGGTCATAGCGCTATTGCTAACtttctaatggtaatggtaatggtttaatttcatttgaacatgcatcagattacaattgaatgcatcacataatcagttcacagttccacatgtccaaaaggagtaggaagaagcaaagcttctgaaatcctacccctccatctggtacttttacaatcagtaactgttacatttgttcacttcctgctttcctaatatatgtttttaattgtatttattttttaatgtattttattaatttttatttatttattaattttcatttttgtatttatttatttattttgtcacatacagaagtaatggtaatggttttatttcatttgaacatgcatcagattacaattgaatgcatcccataatcagttcacagttccacatgtccaaaaggagtaggaagaagcaaagcttattaaatcctacccttccatctggtacttcaacaatcggtaactgttacatttgttcacttcctgctttcataatatagtttaatttatttttttacttttaaaaaatgtgttcacttcctgctttcctaatatagtttatgtttttttttaaattagtttttgttcacttcctgctttcagaatagcttaatttttttttactttttaaataaatatatattttacattcacttcctgctttcctaatatagtatacaTGTATTATGTACTATCAATGTGTAGCTTTGTACGCAAAGGCTACATTTCCattatagggttagggtttagggacTAGGGCTAGTTCCGTGTCGGGTTCAATGTCcgtttatattacattacaggAATATACGTTTACTTTTAATCATAGCAGGTCCATATGACGTTTGCAGATGATGACCGATGAATCTTCAGTAAACTGTAGTTTATAAAGTAAAATTTGTAAAGTTTTATAATCAGCGTATGAGGCAAAGTTTGCAgcaaatgtcataaaataacctctcacacacacacacacacacacacacactagtgtgtgtgtatgcatgcaaaGAAACACTCTTAAACAGCAGGGACTCTCCTCAGGTTGTAGCATTAGCAAACAGGGATATTCTGGGACCTATCCTTGGCACCGACACACTGAGTCTTCTAATAAACTCTCAGACAGCAGCCAGACGCCACCTTCTGTCCCTGCCGTGTGGCCATGTGGTGGAAGCCAGCCCTCGTGGGAGTTGGGGGGGCACATGTGCTGCAAGAGTCTCTCCTTAAATGAGAATGTCAGATTACTGTGAGAAACGGTCGGGATTAGTTGCATAAGTAGAAAGAACAAGCCTCGCCGTGGATCCATAACATCTGCTTTTGGGTATTATCTGGCGGGAAGTTTGGTTGCATAAGTGCCACAAAACGGTGCTTTGTAGTGATGTGAAAAACTTCTGCAAGCAGAGCagatggaaatttttttttttcacaaatcatCCCAAATCCCACATTACACCCACAGCAACCCACCGCTGGATTGTGGGTAATTAACAATTACGCACAATTAGGCTTATGGTCTTATAATagataaatgtgtgtgtaataGAGGCAATGTGCCTCACCACCACATGGGGGCAACAGATTGATGCTGCTGCATTGAACTGGCACAGACTCCACATCAGCATCACAATCATCCACCAagctttatttctttattatggaaTTCAAGATATAATATTTCTACATGTTAAATCAAGGCTAGAAGTCTGTTTATTGGGTGAAGCAatctgaaaacaggaagtgcactTAGTTTGgaatttttgcccatcattcacaatcctcgCATcggttttttttccctgtgcGTTCTAAAAAGATATAAGAACCTCCGAAAATAGCCAACAATTCTCCATTGACATCATGTGATCTGCGTATTAACTAAGTTTTAAccgatttttttattattatactgtaaaCATTATTACACCGAAGAACTATGTTcttggcgtagtgacacctcgccaaaACACACCGGCTAGCTACCAACCGGCTAGCAACTACCTTCAGCACACATTCACTCAGAATCACTCCGACCACTAGCAAACTAGCGAACTAGCCACtactgctttgtttttgttctaATGCTAATTGTCAGTATTACAAGTTATCATGAATGTgtctgttactacatggtcacagcatgtatataaaaccttgTCTGTGCTTTTTGAACGTGTTTTAATAGCTAGCAGTagctctttttagctgtttttatatctttaaaatgcaaaaaaaagtgaatgtcaatgatggacatttttttttttaagtgcagtttccctttaagTGATGCAGCCAAATAAAACATCTTGATGTTGGGGTGTCAGATGCCATCTGTTGGCTGGAGTCGGTATAACTTCTGGAAACATCCGTCCGTGGTTTCCCAGTGTTGACTTCACATGTGTTTCTACTTCAAACATAGCGTACTGCAGCCGTAAAACTCCAAATCCACAATCCGAGCTGTTAACTGGGATAAAATGGGACTAATTAGTCACCCTAATCCGGTTGGATGTAAGCGCTCGggtgcatggtggttgagtggttagcatgttggccacacagtcagtcaGGAGATTGGCATCTCTGTGAGACGTTTGCATGTCAGGTGATGGAAAATTGTGCGTAGGATTGAATGATTCtttgtccatatgtgctctgtgattggctggcgacctcgcctggatgtcagctgggataggctccagcatatcagcgaccctattgaggataagagatatagaaaatggatggatgtaagcACTTGGGTAAGAAATGCATACCAAGATGGCGCCACTGTTCCGGGTCCGCGATCATCAAATGTTTGCTCATATTTGGAGGTGCTATGCTAGCTAGCatattggaaatgcattgctCTGTTCTGTCATTTGGaggtgctatgctatgctatgctatgctagctagCATATTGGAAATGCGTTGCTCTGTTCTGTCATTTGGaggtgctatgctatgctatgctagctagCATATTGGAAATGCGTTGCTCTGCTCTGTCATTTGGaggtgctatgctatgctagctagCATATTGGAAATGCGTTGCTCTGCTCTGTCATTTGGaggtgctatgctatgctatgctagctagCATATTGGAAATGCGTTGCTCTGCTCTGTCATTTGGaggtgctatgctatgctagctagCATATTGGAAATGCGTTGCTCTGCTCTGTCATTTGGaggtgctatgctatgctatgctagctagCATATTAGAAATGCGTTGCTCTGCTCTGTCATTTGGaggtgctatgctatgctagctagCATATTGGAAATGCGTTGGTCTGTTCTGTCATTTGGaggtgctatgctatgctatgctagcttgCATATTGGAAATGCGTTGCTCTGCTCTGTCATTTGGaggtgctatgctatgctatgctagctgGCATATTGGAAATGCGTTGCTCTGCTCTGTCATTTGGaggtgctatgctatgctatgctagctagCATATTGGAAATGTGTTGCTCTGCTCTGTCATTTGGaggtgctatgctatgctatgctagctagAATATTGGAAATGCGTTGCTCTGTTCTGTCATTTGGaggtgctatgctatgctatgctagctagCATATTGGAAATGCGTTGCTCTGCTCTGTCATTACAAGCATGGAATTCCAttagtgtttttattctttCAGGAGCAGGAATCCCTGCCTTTTGTCGTTGATATATTCATAAAAGTTTGAACTACGATAAGTgcttgtgccttttttttttttaagcaatgaTGGTTTTTATACAGCATTTATATACAGTGTCTATACATACAACATTCACACCGACGTATAGGGCGTAGCAGGCACCCTTTCTCGTTAAAACACAAAAGCGTAGCAAGGAAAAACAATGAGACGTTACAATAAAGCAGCAAACATGCATATAACTCTTTAGGAGTGACTTGTGTTTGAATCATATATGGTTTATTCTAAATTTTGGAGTCACGGTCGCTTTCATAATCGGTCACAATCAGACTATTTGGTCCACATTCTGGATGCTCGGTACAGGTTGGCTGCCTGCTCCACAGGCCTCGTCTGCAattggtccaaaaaaaaaaaaaaaaaaaaaaaaagacagtggaATGTTTCCGTGCTTAACTACGctacagtatgaatgtgagaatATATTACGGCTTTACGCATGTGTGCGATACCTGTAAGCCGTGTTTGCTAGCAACCAAGCCAAGCTAAATAACGgtgttcttgtaaaaaaaaaacaacaaaaaaaaaacaacaaaaaaaaatgtgcttgaGGTCCATGTCCACTATgagaaagggggtgggggtgatggCGGTCAAACACGCACACTTTCACGCGCTCATTTACAAAGGCACACTTCCTCAATGATTGGGGGTGATGGGAGGTGTGAGGGGGGGCGTCACAGGAGAGGAAGCGCTCGCTCTACTTCTTCCTGTAGTTGCCCAGCTGGATGGCAGAGCGATCGAAGACGCAGCGGAAGGTGATGGGCTGGACTTCCCAGTAAGGCACCGGGTTGCTGAACAGGCTGATGCCCGAGTACATGGCCTTCTTGGTGTTGAAGCCCGGGGGGCAGAAGTCTTCTGTTCCCACCGCACTGATCTTGTTGGCGTGGAGGTAGACCACCTGGGGGAGGACGGGATTCAAATCCGTTGTTGAGAAGATAATAATAAGGCAGTGCTTGGACTTAATACCAACGGGATTTAgcctaaataaacaaacatgtataTACAGCTAGCCCAATGCTAAGTCATTAATAAAGTTTGAGATAAAacaagtccaaattatgagaaaaaaagtctcaaTTATGACAAGTTAAAATCGTCACAatcgagaaaaaaagtcaaaatgacaagccagtcatatttttatgacatttaaaaagtagaaattCCGAGATAAAagatcataattatgagctcattcattcattcatttattttctacacaagggtcgtgggggatgctggagcctatcccagccgtcttcaggcgagaggcggggtacaccctggactggtggccagccaatcacagggcacatatagacaaacaaccaaaattatgagataaatactcaaaattacaagataagaCAATCATAATTATGAACTAAAAAGTAATCATTATGAGATGCAAAGTTTAAattatgtggttttttttttgccaaatactgtattttctggactataagtcgctccggagtataagtcgcacaaggccaaaaatgcataattaggtagaaaaaaacatacataagtagcactggagtataagtcgcacaaggccaaaaatgcataattaggtagaaaaaaaacatacgtaagtcacactggagtataagtcgcacaaggccaaaaatgcctaattaggtagaaaaaaacatacataagtcgctctctAAAAGTCCTACCTGAATGTACTTGTGGTCAGGCATGCCGGCGGGAACGCTGGTCAGAGCGTTGTTGTCCAGGTGAAGTTCTCGCAGGTGGGGGACGTTGACCAGGGTGCCGTTTTCCACCGAGCTGATCTCATTGTGGCTCAAACCCAGCCTGCAGGGAACAGCCGTGGGCGTCACCGTTTGTCATTATAATTCATCTAGTAAGTTTCAGTCATTAGGAAAAATTACGACATGGAAAcgacatgaccccccccccctcccaacccaacctcacacacacctgTCGCTCTTGGAGAAGTAGAGAAGTATGACAAAATGGACAGAGAAGGAAGAACACAATGGTGCTCTTTGTTCATTGCTGTTCTATTTTCTATCCAAACCACTCGTTTCCATAATCCCACAACGCCTGCGTTCTTCCAAGGAGATAAAGATATGTGGAAAGGAAGAAATCCAGTGCAACAAAAGCAGCAGTCGTGTCGGGAAATAAGCGTCCATTCCCATTTGACCAACATTTTATAATTAGaggtggtcacatgaccaaaaaaaatctatggaATATCCGAAATCAAGTTCttctttttacacaaaaaatacatttttcttgcCACTTTGTGTCATATTTATCAAGAAAATGGAGGTGAAATGACTTAAAATAAGCATAGAGAACATGTCAAATGTACAAAGATGTACTAATACGACTGTTAACAAAAAAGGTATTTTAGTCCACAGTTAGTTAATCCCTCTTAAAGCTCATGATATCATCAGTCACCCGAGTTTTGGTGCtttattcaacatttttttttgtatttttcttataaaACACGAACTTATCACCAGGAGACTAATGGCAAATCTAAATCAGCTTGACAGTTCAACGCCTAATCACCGTTTAATGTCGCTTTATCCTGGtagtatttgtgtattcaaTAGAAAATCATCATTTCAAATACTTAGCCAGGTGCTTGAGGCCCTTCAGGTTCTCAGCGGTGACCTTGGAGATCTTGTTCCCGTCCAAGTGGAGCTCAGAAAGTGAGCTGGGGAGACCTGAACCAAAAAAATACCAAGTCGTAAATCCATCAAATGTATCTTTTGGACCTCGGCACATCGAGTCGATGTCAACTGAACGGTTCAGATTGTCCTAGAAGATGTTTTGGACTAGATCTGTCCTATCTGTTTGGGTGAGAGGAACccacgtcttctaagacaaccggAACAGTCCAGATGCGATTCCCCGTTAAAATCTATCCCATGACGGATCATGCCATGATACCTTGTGGGATCTCTGTGATCCTAGTATCTGCAATACGAATGTAGGAGACTCTTTTCAGGTCGGCGAAAGCTCCGGCATCGATTCCTGCGCTCTTCAGGGGGTTTGAGCCGAGCTCTGACAAGAGAATATGAGATAAAGATAAGAAAATAATATCTAGAAGTCTATCGAAGTGGTCCTACCCATGACGATGACGTGGGCCATTCCCTGGAAGGAGGATTTCTTGATCTTGGTGATCTCGTTCTCGTGGATGCGCAGCTCTTGAAGGCTCTTGGGCATATTAGCTGGCATCTCCTTCAGCAGGTTCTTGGACAGGTATAGGCGCTGTAGTTTGGTCAGAGGGCTCAGGGCCTTGGCGTGGATGTTGCTGATCTTGTTGTTGACCAGGATCAGAGCCTGGAAACATTGGAAAGAATGGAATCATCTACTGAAAGTGATGCAGGGGAGTGAAAGAACTCCTCTGTTTTCCCATCGTTATTGTAATTGGGAGCTGTTGCGTAACCCTCGGGCAATAAATCAAGCCGGGACCAGAACCTTCAAATCAAGTATTCACACATCATTAAAAGAAATCATTATTTTCCAAGGCCGTTACCTGCAGAACCGACTAGTGAGCCATTCCGGTACTCCAGACATTTACAAGAGGAGTTTTCATTGAAAAACTGAGCAGGAATTTCCACTCCATCGTCAAGGGCACGCTAAAACTTTTCCATGCGTATGACACCTCGGCAGCTTATCAGTCGTCAATAGTTCAAGTCCACATCTGCAGAAGAATCCCGCTTGTGTAAACAGACAAGGTATGCACACCGCATCTCGTCCGTCAGACAGACGGTATTTATTGCACGGAAGGGGGGAATAGTTTCCGTGCACCTGGGGACCGAAGGAATCGCACTGACGGAAGATTCAAAGGTTATCTTACATGCAGTCCCTTGAGGTTCTTGAAGTCATCCTCCTTGATCTCGCTGATCTTGTTGTTCTGCAGATCTAGGAGTGTGGTGTCATCGGGGATATCCTTGGGAACCTCCTTCAGACCTAGGAAATATGGAAAGATCAGCATTTTGCGGGCACAATGTGTTGGCAATATGTTGATGAGCAAGTCGTAAAATATATCCAACGTGCTCGGAAAAGGAAATGGAACTGAAAACTAATTTCCTGAGCGACATACCTCGACGCTGAGATCGGGTTTTAGCGTTGCACGATACAACCGAGGGGGAAAGGTTACAACGTTTTTGGCACCTGCGGCAACACGCAATGGGGAGTTTACCTTCCAGAGGCAGAGGctgtttttgtcatatttgttgCAGTTGGATGAGTTACTTTTGGGACTGTTatatccatttttttccactttttcagaGATATACCTGTCAAAATTTGCATATGAAAATCAAGggtgtttttttaaagggtGTGTTATGATGATGTTACCAAGTGTTACCCAAGCGGAGTATCGGAGTGTTGATAAAAGTTAAATGCTAGAAGCTATTAAAGCGGGAAAGCGCCGGGAAAGTTTCCCAGTGAAATGGTGCTCATAAAGAGGCTTGAGGCTTTATCGTTACAACATGATTAAAACGTTCATCTATCATAAAAGGTGCGGCGCGCCCGGCTTGTCGTAGTTTGGCTGCGGATGACGCAAGAAACTTGTCAAATATGAGGAATGAGTATGCAACTATTGAGCTAGCTTATAACGGTTCGTCAGGAAGTGGATAGTAGAAATGTGACTGGCTTCCACATTGTGAGTCATCATTATCGGAAAGCAAGTCATTTCCATTGTATGTTCAACACCAGGTCTGCGGGCCATGGCTGGAGCGTCCGATTCTGATCGGCGGTTGCGTCATCCCGCTAGCTTCCCGTCAATCCCAAACTGAACAACACCTTTGACCCCCGCGGGTCGTTTAGCACCTTTAACAGCGCTGCTCACATGTTTCCAATCACCGTGGAGCCTACCGGCACTTCCTGTTATTACTGTCACCATGACAACGCAGCCACACTGTTTTCCTAACCCTCGCTAAGTGCCACTACTTCGTGGATGGAGGACGGAATGTTTATATATCGAATGTACTGCATCGTCACGGGAATGGACCTGCAGGAAGACGGTGCTTAATcgttttttggggagggggcgggTGGAGTTCCATCTCCACGGAGCACAGATGGAACGCCACATGTTTGCTCGTTCTTTCCCATCCATTAAAGCCACATCCCAGTGAAGATCAAgcgcccgtttttttttttttttttttaaacaaagccaGAGTGGGACTTTTCTAGGATCTCGTATGCGACAAACAGTCGAGAAGATGAGAACATTTGAGCTCCATTAATGTGGGACGGACATTTCTGAGCCAAGTAATTTCCTCCAGATGGATAAAAATTGTGCAAAGTCAGCATTTATCGGCGTTGCTGTTTGGATGTTTTCCCAATAAGACACATCATACTCTTGTGGGTTTGGGGTGTGGTGACCAAAACCGAGCCTGGATGTTCACGTTTCATCATAAATTCTGCTGCTTACCGAGGTCAGAACACTGGACCACACGCAGGTGGCACTGGCACCGGAAGGGACACTTGGGTCCTTCAGGCATGACGGGCACCTCAAAGGTGTTCTTCTCGTCGGGCAGAGCCGACCCTGGTTCGTCCTCCATCATGAAGTCCAGGAAGCCGGACTGGCGGAAGGGCAGTGCCCAGCAGGCGGTGACCAGGAGCAGAGAGAGACAGGCCGACCTCATGGTGCTGCTAGCAGGGGAGCCTGCAAGAACGAGATGAAGAACTTCACTGAAAATGCTGTCGACTGCGAGATTAGACGAGTGAAGATGGTTGTTGATGGAGTTCTCAAAGGGGCAAAGGTCGTAGGTGGAAGGCTAAATGCTGGGGTGTTCCATTTCCAGAGGTTGGGAAACACGAAACTAGCTTGTTGTGCAACCAAGCAGGAAAATGACAAAGACGCAAAGGCGTTTTGtttcatggcggccatgtttttcttgCCGAAATTTCACCCgtgtgtgcttgtcagtcctCTGAAAGTGTGTTTTGAATTTGACTGTGATTTGGCTAAACACCTTAACGTTACTGTGGGTGTTTGTTTGGAGTGTGGTGTGAGAATTCTCAAGTCAATACACTGTGATCTTATATGAATTGAAATGTTAAATGAGATTTTTGATATGACAATAGATTATGTcatatattatgacaataattatatatatatgaacaatCTTCaattgctaaatgtactgcaaaaaaggtcagtaaggataattcataatgccgcctacagagaacatactaactccttatttctaaaatcacaaatacttaaaccagtcataatgtgctatatatatatatcactatattgacagttactatggtacccattatgtcattgtatggtaaaaaaaaaaaaatatattaagaaagcaggaagtgaacaaatgtaacagttactgattgtaaaagtaccagatggaggggtaggatttaataagctttgcttcttcttccggcaaaattattcagtaattaattaagttaattaagtttttttaatgctagGTACCCCCATAATGATAAAACATATATCAAAAACatatatcaataaattaataaatttataataaataaatagtaaatatccaataatatatatatggtcatatcaccttctacttcggtatgtgacaaaaataaaaaaaataaaaataaataaataaaattaataaattgttttatgaaagcaggaagtgaacaaatgtaacagttactgattgtaaaagtacaagatggaggggtaggatttaataagctttgcttcttcctactccttttggacatgtggaactgtgaactgattatgtgatgcattcaattgtcatctgatgcatgttcaaatgaaattaaaccattaccattatggggtttaataacaatgcaagtggtgtatttgtcagaaaagtaATAGCACGGGCAATACAGTAGGGATTCACGTTTTGACCAATTTTCATCTTTTTGTGTGCAACGGTTCAGGAGCAGAAGCATACacaatcaaataataatacatagcCCATTATAACGTGTATTGGTTTGAGTATTAGCATTAGTATAAGACGTCTTCCTCCATTCTACTGTCAGTGCCAGTTGACACATACACTCTCTGACCTGGGAAGTCGTGTATAGACCCGGCAATCTTCTTGCTGCGCTTGTAACTTCTTGCTAACGCCATAATGAAAGGGTGCAGACCATAGCGGCTAACAAATGACCTCAACCTGGAAATCCCGAACCAGTATAATGCGACTGCCGGGAGAATTCTACTGAACCTGAGtcttaggtaaaaaaaaaaggtggaggTCAAGTGTTGCTaagtttattaaatattataaatcacGTTAGTTTTGGACTTTAACCGTTAATACAAGCAAGGGTTAACGTGAGGTTTGCGCGGATAATTGCAGTGCTCGTCCACAAAAGGGCCGCAACTTTTCACAAACAACCCATGACCAAGTCTCAAACCACTTCCATTCAGGACGGAACGGCCTGCACGGGATTGGTAATCTCCGGACTCCAACTccggagtctttttttttttccagtccgTCTGACTTTTAACGCATATAAGTCGCAACAAAGACTTCTTGTCTCCACGGTTAGATCCAGAGGACATGATGTTCCGCTCTCGGTCTGAGTCATCTTGGCTGTGTCAGGCTCTCTTATCTCCGCTAAAGCCCAAATTCAGCAAAATCAAcaaaacacttggtgggccagCTCCCTCCCCGGGGTTTAGCGATGTCTACAATGTTTGTTTTGACCATCTTAGAACCAGATTGTTGCGTTCCGAGACACATCTGGCACACGTCTGAAGCATTTCCGACAAAGTCAAAGGGATGCTTTCACTGCTCGTTAGTGAAGCGCATCCTCCATGCTGCCGGGTCTCGCTGACCTGAGTCCTGCCGTCAAACTTTTACCCGTTAAGCTTTCAGCAGCCAGACAAGAACAGTTAATCTTTGATTGTTTAGAACATGTGACCTTCAGAACCCGCGGCGTTACTCCTCAGGCCTCGTTAAGAACGAGCACAGACATCAAAAATGCGAGCCGCGACACGCCTCGACTGTCTCTTATCTGTATCGCCCTCAAAGGGAATTGTAGCTaacctccacttcctcctcgggaaaaaaaaagtaccttgtttatgttttgtcttttcAGAGACTTTGGGATATTTTGGTGATC
Coding sequences within it:
- the dcn gene encoding decorin; the encoded protein is MRSACLSLLLVTACWALPFRQSGFLDFMMEDEPGSALPDEKNTFEVPVMPEGPKCPFRCQCHLRVVQCSDLGLKEVPKDIPDDTTLLDLQNNKISEIKEDDFKNLKGLHALILVNNKISNIHAKALSPLTKLQRLYLSKNLLKEMPANMPKSLQELRIHENEITKIKKSSFQGMAHVIVMELGSNPLKSAGIDAGAFADLKRVSYIRIADTRITEIPQGLPSSLSELHLDGNKISKVTAENLKGLKHLAKLGLSHNEISSVENGTLVNVPHLRELHLDNNALTSVPAGMPDHKYIQVVYLHANKISAVGTEDFCPPGFNTKKAMYSGISLFSNPVPYWEVQPITFRCVFDRSAIQLGNYRKK